Proteins from a single region of Candidatus Kryptoniota bacterium:
- a CDS encoding aminotransferase class I/II-fold pyridoxal phosphate-dependent enzyme yields the protein MESFTVESKTKNQNIHDELKRLDDSRLRERHTRLSAAYKEFASQNLALDLSRGKPGAEQLDLSSEMMDCLSRNDYKSRDGIDCRNYGGVDGIPEAKELFAGILEARPNEIMIGGNSSLAMMHDLVARGMLRGLPGSELPWQKLPAVKFICPSPGYDRHYSICDYFGIEMITVDYHEDGPDMSHVENLVASDSSIKGIWCVPKYSNPTGITYSDEVVERLAAMPAKASDFRIFWDNAYAVHHLSETPDRLMNILEACRRSGNPDRAFVFSSTSKITFAGGGVAMMASSETNINWLKKQTIIQTIGPDKLNQLRHVRFFKDMAGIEAHMKRHAAIVKPKFDLVLDILDSHLGGKGIASWSRPRGGYFISLNTQPGFARRVVGMAAAAGVTLTEAGATFPHGKDPADRNIRIAATYPPLSELKPAMIVLALCIELTAIEHELSARGYKHPVEA from the coding sequence ATGGAATCCTTCACCGTAGAATCGAAAACAAAGAACCAAAATATTCACGATGAGCTAAAGCGATTGGACGATTCCCGATTGAGGGAACGACACACCAGGCTTAGCGCGGCTTACAAAGAATTCGCGTCTCAGAATCTCGCACTCGACCTGTCTCGCGGCAAGCCCGGCGCTGAGCAGCTCGACCTCTCGTCGGAAATGATGGATTGTCTTTCAAGGAACGACTACAAATCCCGTGACGGGATCGATTGCAGAAACTACGGTGGAGTCGACGGGATTCCAGAAGCCAAGGAATTATTTGCCGGTATTCTTGAGGCGCGCCCGAATGAAATAATGATCGGCGGAAATTCCAGCCTCGCGATGATGCACGACCTGGTCGCGAGAGGTATGCTACGAGGGCTCCCGGGAAGCGAGTTACCATGGCAAAAACTTCCCGCCGTGAAATTTATTTGTCCCAGCCCGGGCTACGACAGGCACTACTCGATATGCGATTACTTCGGAATAGAAATGATCACCGTCGACTACCATGAAGACGGTCCCGACATGTCGCATGTTGAAAACCTGGTCGCTTCCGATTCGAGCATAAAAGGTATCTGGTGCGTACCCAAGTACAGCAATCCGACCGGTATCACATATTCGGACGAAGTTGTCGAGCGACTCGCGGCAATGCCCGCGAAGGCTTCCGATTTCCGGATTTTCTGGGACAACGCTTACGCTGTGCACCACCTTTCCGAAACTCCCGACAGACTGATGAACATTCTCGAGGCGTGCAGGAGATCGGGAAATCCCGACAGGGCATTCGTGTTCAGCTCGACTTCGAAGATTACATTTGCCGGAGGCGGCGTAGCGATGATGGCAAGCAGCGAAACCAACATCAACTGGCTGAAGAAACAGACGATCATACAAACGATCGGTCCGGACAAGCTTAACCAGCTGCGTCACGTTCGCTTTTTTAAAGACATGGCCGGAATCGAAGCGCACATGAAGCGTCACGCGGCTATCGTGAAACCGAAATTCGATCTCGTCCTCGACATCCTGGATTCACATCTTGGCGGAAAAGGAATTGCATCATGGAGCAGGCCGCGCGGCGGTTACTTTATCAGTCTTAACACGCAGCCCGGATTCGCCAGGAGGGTTGTCGGTATGGCTGCTGCGGCAGGAGTAACGCTCACCGAAGCCGGAGCCACGTTCCCTCACGGCAAAGATCCAGCGGACCGGAACATCAGGATCGCCGCTACATACCCGCCTCTCTCCGAGCTCAAGCCGGCGATGATCGTACTTGCGCTCTGCATCGAGCTCACGGCGATTGAACACGAATTGTCGGCGCGCGGATATAAACATCCTGTCGAGGCTTAG
- a CDS encoding MBL fold metallo-hydrolase — MTKVTEIAPDVYRISTFLTDGDIQMNQFLVKDDEPLLWHTGQKYLFTYVRDAVARLIDPSLIRRIGFSHFEPDECGSINEWLQVAPAAQHFCSIVGARINMRDYTSKPAEGLNHLETFTTGKYKFRFISTPHLPHGWDAGHLFEEVNGTLFCSDLLHQNGDAEPLTASDIISAAKKNFVDFQAGSFRDYMPYTTNTERQLGDLADLKPKTLAIMHGSSFNGDCAEALRDLAATMKEVLTRQGT; from the coding sequence ATGACGAAAGTGACAGAAATCGCGCCAGACGTGTATCGCATCTCGACATTTCTCACCGACGGGGATATTCAAATGAATCAATTTCTCGTGAAGGATGATGAACCTCTCCTGTGGCACACGGGACAAAAATATTTGTTCACCTATGTCCGGGATGCGGTGGCGAGATTAATCGATCCGTCGTTGATCCGCCGGATCGGATTCAGTCATTTCGAACCGGATGAATGCGGTTCTATTAATGAGTGGCTCCAAGTCGCGCCGGCTGCACAGCACTTCTGTAGTATTGTCGGCGCCCGGATAAATATGCGGGATTACACTTCTAAACCAGCCGAAGGTCTGAATCATCTTGAAACGTTTACGACAGGCAAATATAAATTCCGGTTTATCTCGACGCCTCATCTTCCGCACGGCTGGGACGCGGGACATCTTTTCGAGGAAGTAAACGGCACGCTCTTCTGCTCCGATCTTCTCCATCAAAACGGCGATGCGGAGCCGCTTACCGCTTCGGATATCATCAGCGCGGCAAAGAAGAACTTCGTCGACTTCCAGGCGGGATCGTTCAGGGATTACATGCCGTACACAACAAATACTGAGCGACAGCTCGGAGACCTCGCCGACTTGAAACCGAAGACACTTGCAATCATGCACGGCTCAAGTTTTAACGGAGATTGCGCGGAAGCGCTTCGGGATCTGGCGGCAACTATGAAGGAAGTACTGACCCGTCAAGGCACGTAG
- a CDS encoding DJ-1/PfpI family protein codes for MNVKISIILFEEFESLDVFGAVEIFGKLSPDFSVEFYSIAGGIVCNSDNARVQTLSMDKAYQNTDILFVPGGMGTRNEASNEILLEHIRRLASQSEYILSVCTGSLLLSKAGLLKGKKATSNKRAFSLVARQDPDVVWVKKARWVRDGNVYTSSGVTAGMDMALAFVEDLLGKDTADTIGTRIEYERNADSTRDNFAALYD; via the coding sequence ATGAACGTGAAAATTTCAATTATCCTTTTTGAAGAGTTTGAGTCGCTCGACGTGTTCGGTGCGGTCGAGATATTCGGAAAGCTGTCCCCGGATTTCAGCGTCGAGTTCTATTCTATCGCGGGGGGAATCGTTTGTAATTCGGATAATGCCAGGGTGCAGACACTCTCGATGGACAAAGCTTACCAGAATACTGACATCTTATTCGTTCCCGGAGGGATGGGAACCAGAAACGAGGCAAGCAACGAGATTCTCTTGGAACACATCAGGCGGCTCGCGTCGCAATCGGAATATATTTTGTCGGTTTGTACAGGCTCTCTTCTTCTGTCGAAAGCCGGACTCTTGAAGGGGAAGAAGGCGACAAGCAACAAACGTGCGTTTTCCCTCGTCGCCCGGCAGGACCCGGATGTGGTTTGGGTGAAGAAAGCGAGATGGGTGAGGGACGGCAACGTTTATACTTCATCCGGCGTGACGGCTGGGATGGACATGGCGCTGGCGTTTGTCGAAGATTTGCTGGGGAAGGATACGGCCGACACGATAGGTACGAGAATAGAATACGAAAGGAATGCAGACAGCACCCGCGATAATTTCGCGGCGCTCTACGATTGA
- a CDS encoding acyl-ACP desaturase, with product MQSFHHSPEGCLRDKYEVLRDLEEPVRELISKHESKRELWFPSEFLPADQDTENEKEICELRRRAEGISDNVRVAITLNILTEEGLPHFHRLIAQNLGDAAHWKEWNGLWTAEEDRHGNLLRDYIRDSRLLNFAVLERLQFDYIRAGFHPAWSGDPYKVFVYTSCQEKATAISHLNTGKLVGDKEPLLFNITQKIAQDESRHYAFYLNVFKEIIARDPNAALDSAAGVMPSIDMPGISMLNFNEYADVVRRSGIYGPRDYQRIVEALISSWNISLMTQLNEIGRKAQEKIMSIPARLQKVADFIESRVNSKSFSFDVIFGRMLEMA from the coding sequence ATGCAGAGTTTTCACCATTCACCCGAGGGATGCCTCCGGGACAAGTACGAGGTGTTGCGCGACCTCGAAGAACCCGTACGCGAGTTGATTTCCAAACATGAATCGAAGCGCGAACTGTGGTTCCCGTCAGAATTTCTTCCCGCCGATCAGGACACTGAAAACGAAAAGGAGATTTGCGAGCTCCGCAGACGCGCGGAAGGAATAAGCGACAACGTGCGTGTCGCGATCACTCTGAACATTCTCACCGAAGAGGGTCTTCCGCATTTCCATAGACTGATCGCGCAAAATCTCGGAGATGCAGCCCATTGGAAGGAGTGGAACGGGCTCTGGACCGCCGAAGAAGATCGTCACGGAAATCTCCTGAGGGATTATATCCGGGATTCACGACTCCTGAATTTTGCAGTCCTCGAAAGACTTCAGTTCGATTACATACGGGCAGGCTTCCACCCCGCATGGAGCGGAGATCCGTACAAAGTTTTCGTGTACACAAGCTGCCAGGAAAAAGCGACGGCGATCTCACACCTGAACACGGGAAAGCTCGTAGGTGATAAAGAGCCTTTACTCTTCAACATCACGCAAAAGATTGCGCAGGATGAATCGCGACATTATGCGTTTTACCTGAACGTGTTCAAGGAGATTATCGCGCGAGATCCGAATGCGGCGCTCGACAGCGCGGCCGGAGTCATGCCAAGCATAGACATGCCGGGAATTTCTATGCTGAACTTCAACGAATATGCGGACGTGGTTCGGCGCTCCGGAATTTACGGACCGCGCGATTACCAGAGAATCGTAGAGGCGCTCATAAGTTCGTGGAACATCTCGCTGATGACACAGCTAAACGAGATCGGGAGAAAGGCTCAGGAAAAAATCATGTCCATTCCGGCCCGGCTCCAGAAAGTCGCAGACTTCATTGAGTCGCGTGTGAACTCGAAGAGTTTCAGCTTCGACGTGATCTTCGGGCGCATGCTGGAGATGGCGTAG